From the Molothrus ater isolate BHLD 08-10-18 breed brown headed cowbird chromosome 25, BPBGC_Mater_1.1, whole genome shotgun sequence genome, one window contains:
- the KCNA10 gene encoding potassium voltage-gated channel subfamily A member 10: MMDVASWKEMEVALVSFDNADQIVEDPCYSNDLSPAGQSRKGHPSCANLLSNLRILINSENANNETIFSRFSAEFSDHLVGERVGMDEGDQRVIINIAGLRFETRLKTLDQFPETLLGDPEKRMRYFDSMRNEYFFDRNRPSFDGILYYYQSGGKIRRPANVPIDVFADEITFYELGDEAMDQFREDEGFIKDPETLLPTNDFHRQFWLLFEYPESSSAARGVALVSVLVIVISIIIFCMETLPEFREEREFRSTQELSKNVTDTLVSHSTFTDPFFVIETACIVWFSFELFVRFIVCPSKTEFFRNIMNIIDIVSIIPYFVTLTTELIQQSELNGQQNMSLAILRIIRLVRVFRIFKLSRHSKGLQILGQTLKASMRELGLLIFFLFIGVILFSSAVYFAEVDEPQSHFSSIPDGFWWAVVTMTTVGYGDMCPTTLGGKIVGTLCAIAGVLTIALPVPVIVSNFNYFYHRETENEEKQMLPGEVERLLASVATGNGSMESLNKTNGGYPRDKAKK, from the coding sequence ATGATGGACGTGGCCAGTTGGAAGGAGATGGAGGTGGCACTAGTCAGTTTTGACAACGCTGATCAGATCGTGGAGGATCCCTGCTACTCCAACGACCTCAGCCCCGCCGGGCAGTCGCGCAAGGGCCACCCCAGCTGCGCCAACCTGCTGTCCAACCTGCGGATCCTCATCAACAGCGAGAACGCCAACAATGAGACCATCTTCTCCAGGTTCTCTGCCGAGTTCAGCGACCACCTGGTGGGGGAGAGGGTGGGCATGGATGAGGGGGACCAACGAGTCATCATCAACATCGCTGGGCTGAGGTTTGAGACACGGCTCAAGACCCTGGACCAGTTCCCCGAGACCTTGCTTGGGGACCCGGAAAAGAGGATGCGTTACTTTGACTCCATGAGGAATGAATATTTCTTTGACAGGAACAGGCCCAGTTTTGATGGGATCCTGTACTATTACCAGTCTGGGGGGAAAATACGGCGCCCGGCCAACGTCCCTATCGACGTCTTTGCTGATGAAATCACCTTCTATGAGCTGGGTGATGAAGCCATGGACCAGTTCCGGGAGGATGAAGGGTTCATCAAGGATCCTGAGACCCTCTTACCAACCAATGACTTTCACAGGCAGTTCTGGCTGCTCTTTGAGTACCCTGAGAGCTCCAGTGCAGCCAGAGGCGTAGCTTTGGTCTCCGTCCTGGTCATTGTCATCTCCATCATCATCTTCTGCATGGAGACCCTGCCGGAGTTCCGGGAGGAGAGGGAGTTCAGGTCCACCCAGGAGCTTTCTAAGAATGTGACAGACACCTTGGTGTCCCACAGCACCTTCACGGACCCTTTCTTCGTCATAGAGACCGCCTGCATCGTCTGGTTCTCCTTTGAGCTCTTTGTCCGGTTCATCGTGTGCCCCAGCAAGACCGAGTTCTTCAGGAACATCATGAACATCATCGACATCGTGTCCATCATCCCCTACTTCGTGACGCTCACCACCGAGCTGATCCAGCAGAGCGAACTCAACGGGCAGCAGAACATGTCCCTGGCCATCCTGCGCATCATCCGCCTCGTCAGGGTCTTCCGCATCTTCAAGCTCTCCCGGCACTCCAAGGGGCTGCAGATCCTGGGGCAGACCCTCAAGGCCAGcatgagggagctgggcttgctcatcttcttcctcttcatcgGCGTCATCCTCTTCTCCAGCGCCGTTTACTTCGCGGAAGTCGACGAGCCGCAGTCCCATTTCTCCAGCATTCCCGACGGCTTCTGGTGGGCCGTGGTCACCATGACCACCGTGGGCTACGGGGACATGTGTCCCACCACGCTGGGCGGGAAGATCGTGGGGACGCTGTGCGCCATCGCGGGGGTGCTGACCATCGCCCTGCCCGTGCCCGTCATCGTCTCCAATTTCAATTATTTCTACCACCGAGAGACGGAGAACGAGGAgaagcagatgctgcccggggaggtggaGCGGCTGCTGGCCAGCGTGGCCACGGGCAACGGCAGCATGGAGTCACTCAATAAGACCAATGGGGGTTACCCTCGAGACAAGGCCAAAAAATGA
- the LOC118696336 gene encoding embryonic pepsinogen-like, with the protein MWFLVLLCAASALCQGVTRLPLERGKKLRDVLREKDLLQQFFQHHHYDIGTKFPHALPNRTGAATEPLLNALDVEYYGTISIGTPPQDFSVVFDTGSSDLWVPSVSCPSLACQTHRVFDPSQSSTYKSTGLSLSIHYGTGEMEGTVGSDTVTVASLADTNQLFGLSTTEPGQFFVHVQFDGILGLGYPNLAADGITPVFDNLVNQSLLQENLFSVYLSREAAGSAVIFGGIDESYFTGPINWIPVSYQGYWQIFMDSIIVGSQEVACTGGCQAIIDTGTSLVAGPPSGIRSIQSAVGARQGEYGEHSVNCSSIPAMPDVTFVIDGVQYPVSALAYTEQHSEESCMSSFQDTSGDLWILGDVFIRVYYSIFDRANNRVGLAKAV; encoded by the exons ATGTGGTTCCTtgtgctcctctgtgctgcctctgccctgtgccagggtgtcACCAG GCTGCCCTTGGAGAGGGGGAAGAAGCTGAGAGATGTCCTCAGGGAGAAGGATTTGCTGCAGCAGTTCTTCCAGCATCACCACTACGACATCGGCACCAAATTCCCGCACGCTCTCCCCAACCGAACCGGGGCGGCCACCGAGCCCCTGCTGAACGCCCTGGAC GTGGAATACTATGGGACCATCTCCATTGGCACCCCCCCACAGGACTTCAGCGTGGTCTTCGACACCGGCTCCTCCGACCTCTGggtcccctctgtgtcctgccccagcctggcctgcc AAACTCACCGGGTGTTTGACCCCTCTCAGTCCTCCACCTAcaagagcacagggctgagtCTGTCCATCCACTATGGCACAGGAGAGATGGAGGGGACCGTGGGCTCAGACACCGTCACC gtggcCTCTCTGGCAGACACCAACCAGCTCTTTGGCTTGAGCACCACTGAGCCTGGCCAGTTCTTTGTCCACGTCCAATTCGATGGAATCCTGGGCTTGGGATACCCAAACCTGGCTGCTGATGGCATCACCCCTGTCTTTGATAACCTGGTGAACCAGAGCTTGCTGCAGGAGAACCTCTTCTCTGTCTACCTGTCCCG ggaggcagcagggagcgCGGTCATCTTCGGGGGCATCGACGAGTCCTATTTCACCGGCCCCATCAACTGGATCCCTGTCTCTTACCAGGGCTACTGGCAGATCTTCATGGACAG CATCATTGTGGGCAGCCAGGAGGTTGCATGCACTGGTGGCTGCCAGGCCATCATCGACACCGGCACTTCCCTCGTGGCCGGGCCCCCCTCGGGCATCAGGAGCATCCAGAGCGCAGTTGGGGCCAGGCAGGGCGAGTATGGAGAG cacagtgtgaactgcagctccatccctgccatgcccGATGTCACCTTTGTCATCGATGGGGTCCAGTACCCCGTGTCAGCCTTGGCCTACACCGAGCAG CACAGTGAAGAATCTTGCATGAGCAGCTTCCAGGACACCTCTGGGGACCTCTGGATCTTGGGAGATGTCTTCATCAGGGTCTACTACAGCATCTTTGACCGGGCCAACAACCGCGTTGGGCTGGCCAAGGCTGTTTAG